The following proteins come from a genomic window of Salvia hispanica cultivar TCC Black 2014 chromosome 4, UniMelb_Shisp_WGS_1.0, whole genome shotgun sequence:
- the LOC125223147 gene encoding TRAF-type zinc finger domain-containing protein 1-like isoform X4 — protein sequence MAGVSDDDQVTSVCGHCDRAIPSSNIDLHFAHCSRNLEKCKVCGDMIPRKHAEEHFLSTHAPVCCSLCSETMDRDILDVHKGENCPKRIVTCEYCEFPLPAIDLLEHQVEVCGNRTELCYMCHKYIRLREMHSHVSRCTGPVRTVAESSRNTRALERERAAGSLFFQRKPGPTPVN from the exons ATGGCTGGAGTTTCTGATGATGATCAGGTCACTAGCGTATGCGGTCACTG TGACAGAGCTATTCCATCTTCCAATATTGACTTGCATTTCGCTCACTGCTCCCGGAATCTGGAGAAGTGTAAAGTGTGTGGTGATATGATACCCCGAAAACATGCAGAGGAGCACTTTCTGAGTACCCATGCCCCG GTCTGTTGTTCCCTGTGCAGTGAGACTATGGACCGTGATATTTTAGATGTTCACAAAGGAGAAAATTGCCCGAAAAGAATTGTGACTTGTGAATATTGTGAATTTCCACTGCCTGCAATTGATCTATTGGAGCATCAGGTG GAAGTTTGTGGAAATCGGACAGAGTTATGCTACATGTgccataaatatataagacTTCGAGAGATGCATAGCCATGTAAGCAGATGCACTGGTCCTGTTAGAACCGTAGCTGAGTCATCAag GAACACGAGAGCACTGGAAAGGGAAAGGGCTGCAG GTTCGCTTTTCTTCCAGAGGAAGCCAGGCCCCACTCCAGTCAACTAA
- the LOC125223147 gene encoding TRAF-type zinc finger domain-containing protein 1-like isoform X1, translating into MAGVSDDDQVTSVCGHCDRAIPSSNIDLHFAHCSRNLEKCKVCGDMIPRKHAEEHFLSTHAPVCCSLCSETMDRDILDVHKGENCPKRIVTCEYCEFPLPAIDLLEHQVEVCGNRTELCYMCHKYIRLREMHSHVSRCTGPVRTVAESSRNTRALERERAAGAPRRQPREFSPRRLLFTIAITGIAVLLGSLFFQRKPGPTPVN; encoded by the exons ATGGCTGGAGTTTCTGATGATGATCAGGTCACTAGCGTATGCGGTCACTG TGACAGAGCTATTCCATCTTCCAATATTGACTTGCATTTCGCTCACTGCTCCCGGAATCTGGAGAAGTGTAAAGTGTGTGGTGATATGATACCCCGAAAACATGCAGAGGAGCACTTTCTGAGTACCCATGCCCCG GTCTGTTGTTCCCTGTGCAGTGAGACTATGGACCGTGATATTTTAGATGTTCACAAAGGAGAAAATTGCCCGAAAAGAATTGTGACTTGTGAATATTGTGAATTTCCACTGCCTGCAATTGATCTATTGGAGCATCAGGTG GAAGTTTGTGGAAATCGGACAGAGTTATGCTACATGTgccataaatatataagacTTCGAGAGATGCATAGCCATGTAAGCAGATGCACTGGTCCTGTTAGAACCGTAGCTGAGTCATCAag GAACACGAGAGCACTGGAAAGGGAAAGGGCTGCAGGTGCTCCGAGGAGGCAACCGCGTGAGTTTTCACCTAGGCGTCTACTGTTTACTATTGCAATAACAGGGATTGCTGTTCTATTAGGTTCGCTTTTCTTCCAGAGGAAGCCAGGCCCCACTCCAGTCAACTAA
- the LOC125223147 gene encoding TRAF-type zinc finger domain-containing protein 1-like isoform X3, protein MAGVSDDDQVTSVCGHCDRAIPSSNIDLHFAHCSRNLEKCKVCGDMIPRKHAEEHFLSTHAPVCCSLCSETMDRDILDVHKGENCPKRIVTCEYCEFPLPAIDLLEHQVEVCGNRTELCYMCHKYIRLREMHSHVSRCTGPVRTVAESSRNTRALERERAAGAPRRQPRSLFFQRKPGPTPVN, encoded by the exons ATGGCTGGAGTTTCTGATGATGATCAGGTCACTAGCGTATGCGGTCACTG TGACAGAGCTATTCCATCTTCCAATATTGACTTGCATTTCGCTCACTGCTCCCGGAATCTGGAGAAGTGTAAAGTGTGTGGTGATATGATACCCCGAAAACATGCAGAGGAGCACTTTCTGAGTACCCATGCCCCG GTCTGTTGTTCCCTGTGCAGTGAGACTATGGACCGTGATATTTTAGATGTTCACAAAGGAGAAAATTGCCCGAAAAGAATTGTGACTTGTGAATATTGTGAATTTCCACTGCCTGCAATTGATCTATTGGAGCATCAGGTG GAAGTTTGTGGAAATCGGACAGAGTTATGCTACATGTgccataaatatataagacTTCGAGAGATGCATAGCCATGTAAGCAGATGCACTGGTCCTGTTAGAACCGTAGCTGAGTCATCAag GAACACGAGAGCACTGGAAAGGGAAAGGGCTGCAGGTGCTCCGAGGAGGCAACCGC GTTCGCTTTTCTTCCAGAGGAAGCCAGGCCCCACTCCAGTCAACTAA
- the LOC125223147 gene encoding TRAF-type zinc finger domain-containing protein 1-like isoform X2: MAGVSDDDQVTSVCGHCDRAIPSSNIDLHFAHCSRNLEKCKVCGDMIPRKHAEEHFLSTHAPVCCSLCSETMDRDILDVHKGENCPKRIVTCEYCEFPLPAIDLLEHQEVCGNRTELCYMCHKYIRLREMHSHVSRCTGPVRTVAESSRNTRALERERAAGAPRRQPREFSPRRLLFTIAITGIAVLLGSLFFQRKPGPTPVN, encoded by the exons ATGGCTGGAGTTTCTGATGATGATCAGGTCACTAGCGTATGCGGTCACTG TGACAGAGCTATTCCATCTTCCAATATTGACTTGCATTTCGCTCACTGCTCCCGGAATCTGGAGAAGTGTAAAGTGTGTGGTGATATGATACCCCGAAAACATGCAGAGGAGCACTTTCTGAGTACCCATGCCCCG GTCTGTTGTTCCCTGTGCAGTGAGACTATGGACCGTGATATTTTAGATGTTCACAAAGGAGAAAATTGCCCGAAAAGAATTGTGACTTGTGAATATTGTGAATTTCCACTGCCTGCAATTGATCTATTGGAGCATCAG GAAGTTTGTGGAAATCGGACAGAGTTATGCTACATGTgccataaatatataagacTTCGAGAGATGCATAGCCATGTAAGCAGATGCACTGGTCCTGTTAGAACCGTAGCTGAGTCATCAag GAACACGAGAGCACTGGAAAGGGAAAGGGCTGCAGGTGCTCCGAGGAGGCAACCGCGTGAGTTTTCACCTAGGCGTCTACTGTTTACTATTGCAATAACAGGGATTGCTGTTCTATTAGGTTCGCTTTTCTTCCAGAGGAAGCCAGGCCCCACTCCAGTCAACTAA
- the LOC125220863 gene encoding PRA1 family protein B3-like, producing the protein PAEPTTSSAMLQPWAEFQDLSALRPPASLSESVCRVTQNLRYFRRNYVVLTIIIFLLTLLTRPHSLLFFLCLSAAWIYFVLSRDYPLHDHRFAIGFLGVVTLSALFWNHFWTKLFLSSMIGAALALVHGVSRLPEDYSIGNPSGGYRYATF; encoded by the coding sequence CCGGCTGAACCAACCACCAGCTCCGCCATGCTCCAGCCGTGGGCGGAGTTCCAAGACCTCTCCGCCCTTAGGCCTCCCGCCTCCCTCTCCGAATCGGTCTGCCGCGTCACCCAAAACCTCCGCTATTTCCGCCGAAACTACGTCGTTTTGACCATAATCATCTTCCTCCTAACCCTCCTCACCCGCCCCCACTCCCTACTCTTCTTCCTCTGCCTCTCCGCCGCCTGGATTTACTTCGTCCTCTCCCGCGACTATCCCCTCCACGATCACAGATTCGCCATCGGATTTCTCGGCGTCGTCACTTTGAGCGCGCTGTTCTGGAATCACTTCTGGACGAAATTGTTCCTTTCCTCGATGATCGGAGCCGCCCTCGCGCTCGTGCACGGCGTTTCGAGGCTGCCGGAAGATTATTCCATCGGTAACCCTAGCGGCGGATACCGTTACGCTACCTTTTGA